One segment of Triticum aestivum cultivar Chinese Spring chromosome 2A, IWGSC CS RefSeq v2.1, whole genome shotgun sequence DNA contains the following:
- the LOC123189100 gene encoding cytochrome b-c1 complex subunit Rieske, mitochondrial, with the protein MLRVAGRRLSSSLSWRPVATVGARGPLAGAGGPGRDDDDGSAYQRRFAIESPFFTAARGFSSAETLVPRNQDAGLAELPATVAALKNPNSKILYDQYNHERYPPGDPSKRAFAYFVLSGGRFVYASLLRLLVLKFVLSMSASKDVLALASLEVDLSSIEPGSTVTVKWRGKPVFIRRRTDDDIKLANSVDVASLRHPEQDAERVKNPEWLVVIGVCTHLGCIPLPNSGDFGGWFCPCHGSHYDISGRIRKGPAPYNLEVPTYSFLEDNKMLIG; encoded by the exons ATGCTGAGGGTTGCGGGGAGGAGGCTCTCGTCTTCGCTCTCCTGGCGCCCCGTGGCGACCGTCGGAGCCAGGGGcccgctcgccggcgccggcggccctGGGAGAGACGACGACGACGGTTCGGCCTACCAGCGGCGGTTCGCCATCGAGTCCCCCTTCTTCACCGCCGCGAGAG GCTTTTCTTCGGCTGAAACACTTGTTCCACGGAACCAAGATGCTGGGTTGGCTGAACTCCCAGCCACTGTTGCTGCACTGAAGAACCCCAACTCAAAAATCCTTTATGACCAGTACAACCATGAAAGATATCCTCCTGGAGATCCCAGCAAGCGTGCCTTTGCCTACTTTGTTCTGAGTGGTGGGAGATTCGTATATGCATCACTGCTGCGTCTCCTTGTCTTGAAGTTTGTCTTGAGCATGTCAGCAAGTAAGGATGTGCTTGCACTTGCTTCCCTTGAGGTTGATCTATCCAGCATTGAACCCGGCAGCACAGTGACTGTCAAGTGGCGTGGAAAGCCAGTCTTCATCAGGCGACGGACAGATGATGACATCAAGCTGGCCAACAGCGTGGATGTTGCATCCTTGCGCCACCCAGAGCAAGACGCTGAGCGTGTGAAGAACCCAGAGTGGCTGGTTGTTATTGGGGTCTGCACTCATCTTGGTTGCATTCCCCTTCCCAACTCTGGAGACTTTGGTGGCTGGTTCTGCCCGTGCCATGGCTCCCACTATGACATCTCTGGCAGAATCCGCAAGGGCCCTGCCCCGTACAACCTTGAGGTGCCCACCTACAGTTTCTTGGAAGATAACAAGATGCTCATAGGCTAA